Proteins encoded by one window of Panicum virgatum strain AP13 chromosome 7N, P.virgatum_v5, whole genome shotgun sequence:
- the LOC120681692 gene encoding uncharacterized protein LOC120681692 isoform X1, giving the protein MLLPAPLAPNTAPNKQPSSVLPPSKPSLACRDKLRAVAHKLAEQPVHGTEPGAWGVLTAISEKARLLPQGTDIPLCADEHCFGRTVHDHRFRISDILVSSCHCKIYMDTVLKELNPNGPSPIFLKDTSTNGTYINWKRFRKSSAPAKLTQGDIISFPYVAHDEASYTFVYREVTEIHSEENGTATKRKFGDGMCCLMFCCRITTICYKFSFFLQIFVSDSTGEVGSENKMLEDTMVGSADGPVSLDVRRPQKTRKGPKEQLASHFAMIKELRTEIKLAHVRHEKEVKELKDTIASSQLALVGNQKRFDLVSELNMELKGTIKYLGERLDASDKSQAEAGNTINRLKFNICKLEAQLQEERNLRMEYDKSSEDLKCSCQE; this is encoded by the exons ATGTTGCTTCCGGCTCCACTGGCGCCAAATACAGCGCCCAACAAGCAACCCTCCTCCGTGCTGCCGCCGAGCAAACCCTCGCTAGCGTGCCGCGATAAGTTGCGCGCGGTGGCGCACAAGTTAGCTGAGCAACCTGTTCATGGCACCGAGCCCGGGGCCTGGGGAGTCCTCACAGCCATCTCCGAGAAGGCCCGTCTCCTGCCGCAG GGAACGGATATTCCATTATGTGCCGATGAGCACTGCTTTGGCCGCACAGTCCATGATCACCGTTTCAGGATTTCTGATATATTGGTCAGCTCATGCCATTGCAAGATATATATGGACACCGTGTTGAAGGAGTTGAACCCCAATGGGCCTTCACCCATTTTTCTCAAGGACACAAG CACAAATGGCACATACATCAATTGGAAAAGGTTTAGAAAATCTTCAGCTCCAGCCAAGCTTACTCAGGGGGACATTATATCATTTCCATATGTTGCCCATGACG AAGCTTCCTACACATTTGTCTACCGTGAGGTTACTGAAATCCACTCAGAAGAGAATGGAACAGCCACTAAAAGAAAATTTGGTGATGGAATGTGCTGCCTTATGTTTTGTTGTCGCATTACAACTATATGTTACAagttcagtttttttttacaaatatttgTATCTGACTCTACAGGTGAGGTTGGTTCTGAAAACAAGATGCTAGAGGACACTATGGTTGGTTCTGCTGATGGTCCTGTTTCGCTAGATGTTAGAAGACCGCAAAAAACTAGAAAG GGTCCCAAGGAACAACTTGCATCACATTTTGCCATGATCAAGGAATTGAGGACTGAAATAAAATTGGCTCATGTGCGGCATGAAAAG GAAGTGAAGGAGTTAAAAGATACCATAGCGAGTTCACAGCTAGCTCTAGTGGGGAATCAAAAACGATTTGATTTGGTTAGTGAATTAAATATGGAGTTAAAAGGTACGATAAAGTATCTTGGGGAGAGGCTCGATGCATCTGATAAATCGCAAGCTGAAGCTGGCAACACAATTAATAG GCTGAAGTTTAACATATGTAAGCTTGAGGCGCAGTTACAAGAGGAGAGGAACTTGAGAATGGAGTATGATAAGTCTTCAGAAGACTTAAAATGTTCATGCCAGGAATAG
- the LOC120681692 gene encoding uncharacterized protein LOC120681692 isoform X4 — translation MLLPAPLAPNTAPNKQPSSVLPPSKPSLACRDKLRAVAHKLAEQPVHGTEPGAWGVLTAISEKARLLPQGTDIPLCADEHCFGRTVHDHRFRISDILVSSCHCKIYMDTVLKELNPNGPSPIFLKDTSTNGTYINWKRFRKSSAPAKLTQGDIISFPYVAHDEASYTFVYREVTEIHSEENGTATKRKFGDGEVGSENKMLEDTMVGSADGPVSLDVRRPQKTRKGPKEQLASHFAMIKELRTEIKLAHVRHEKAEV, via the exons ATGTTGCTTCCGGCTCCACTGGCGCCAAATACAGCGCCCAACAAGCAACCCTCCTCCGTGCTGCCGCCGAGCAAACCCTCGCTAGCGTGCCGCGATAAGTTGCGCGCGGTGGCGCACAAGTTAGCTGAGCAACCTGTTCATGGCACCGAGCCCGGGGCCTGGGGAGTCCTCACAGCCATCTCCGAGAAGGCCCGTCTCCTGCCGCAG GGAACGGATATTCCATTATGTGCCGATGAGCACTGCTTTGGCCGCACAGTCCATGATCACCGTTTCAGGATTTCTGATATATTGGTCAGCTCATGCCATTGCAAGATATATATGGACACCGTGTTGAAGGAGTTGAACCCCAATGGGCCTTCACCCATTTTTCTCAAGGACACAAG CACAAATGGCACATACATCAATTGGAAAAGGTTTAGAAAATCTTCAGCTCCAGCCAAGCTTACTCAGGGGGACATTATATCATTTCCATATGTTGCCCATGACG AAGCTTCCTACACATTTGTCTACCGTGAGGTTACTGAAATCCACTCAGAAGAGAATGGAACAGCCACTAAAAGAAAATTTGGTGATG GTGAGGTTGGTTCTGAAAACAAGATGCTAGAGGACACTATGGTTGGTTCTGCTGATGGTCCTGTTTCGCTAGATGTTAGAAGACCGCAAAAAACTAGAAAG GGTCCCAAGGAACAACTTGCATCACATTTTGCCATGATCAAGGAATTGAGGACTGAAATAAAATTGGCTCATGTGCGGCATGAAAAG GCTGAAGTTTAA
- the LOC120681692 gene encoding uncharacterized protein LOC120681692 isoform X3, which translates to MLLPAPLAPNTAPNKQPSSVLPPSKPSLACRDKLRAVAHKLAEQPVHGTEPGAWGVLTAISEKARLLPQGTDIPLCADEHCFGRTVHDHRFRISDILVSSCHCKIYMDTVLKELNPNGPSPIFLKDTSTNGTYINWKRFRKSSAPAKLTQGDIISFPYVAHDEASYTFVYREVTEIHSEENGTATKRKFGEVGSENKMLEDTMVGSADGPVSLDVRRPQKTRKGPKEQLASHFAMIKELRTEIKLAHVRHEKEVKELKDTIASSQLALVGNQKRFDLVSELNMELKGTIKYLGERLDASDKSQAEAGNTINRLKFNICKLEAQLQEERNLRMEYDKSSEDLKCSCQE; encoded by the exons ATGTTGCTTCCGGCTCCACTGGCGCCAAATACAGCGCCCAACAAGCAACCCTCCTCCGTGCTGCCGCCGAGCAAACCCTCGCTAGCGTGCCGCGATAAGTTGCGCGCGGTGGCGCACAAGTTAGCTGAGCAACCTGTTCATGGCACCGAGCCCGGGGCCTGGGGAGTCCTCACAGCCATCTCCGAGAAGGCCCGTCTCCTGCCGCAG GGAACGGATATTCCATTATGTGCCGATGAGCACTGCTTTGGCCGCACAGTCCATGATCACCGTTTCAGGATTTCTGATATATTGGTCAGCTCATGCCATTGCAAGATATATATGGACACCGTGTTGAAGGAGTTGAACCCCAATGGGCCTTCACCCATTTTTCTCAAGGACACAAG CACAAATGGCACATACATCAATTGGAAAAGGTTTAGAAAATCTTCAGCTCCAGCCAAGCTTACTCAGGGGGACATTATATCATTTCCATATGTTGCCCATGACG AAGCTTCCTACACATTTGTCTACCGTGAGGTTACTGAAATCCACTCAGAAGAGAATGGAACAGCCACTAAAAGAAAATTTG GTGAGGTTGGTTCTGAAAACAAGATGCTAGAGGACACTATGGTTGGTTCTGCTGATGGTCCTGTTTCGCTAGATGTTAGAAGACCGCAAAAAACTAGAAAG GGTCCCAAGGAACAACTTGCATCACATTTTGCCATGATCAAGGAATTGAGGACTGAAATAAAATTGGCTCATGTGCGGCATGAAAAG GAAGTGAAGGAGTTAAAAGATACCATAGCGAGTTCACAGCTAGCTCTAGTGGGGAATCAAAAACGATTTGATTTGGTTAGTGAATTAAATATGGAGTTAAAAGGTACGATAAAGTATCTTGGGGAGAGGCTCGATGCATCTGATAAATCGCAAGCTGAAGCTGGCAACACAATTAATAG GCTGAAGTTTAACATATGTAAGCTTGAGGCGCAGTTACAAGAGGAGAGGAACTTGAGAATGGAGTATGATAAGTCTTCAGAAGACTTAAAATGTTCATGCCAGGAATAG
- the LOC120681692 gene encoding uncharacterized protein LOC120681692 isoform X2: protein MLLPAPLAPNTAPNKQPSSVLPPSKPSLACRDKLRAVAHKLAEQPVHGTEPGAWGVLTAISEKARLLPQGTDIPLCADEHCFGRTVHDHRFRISDILVSSCHCKIYMDTVLKELNPNGPSPIFLKDTSTNGTYINWKRFRKSSAPAKLTQGDIISFPYVAHDEASYTFVYREVTEIHSEENGTATKRKFGDGEVGSENKMLEDTMVGSADGPVSLDVRRPQKTRKGPKEQLASHFAMIKELRTEIKLAHVRHEKEVKELKDTIASSQLALVGNQKRFDLVSELNMELKGTIKYLGERLDASDKSQAEAGNTINRLKFNICKLEAQLQEERNLRMEYDKSSEDLKCSCQE, encoded by the exons ATGTTGCTTCCGGCTCCACTGGCGCCAAATACAGCGCCCAACAAGCAACCCTCCTCCGTGCTGCCGCCGAGCAAACCCTCGCTAGCGTGCCGCGATAAGTTGCGCGCGGTGGCGCACAAGTTAGCTGAGCAACCTGTTCATGGCACCGAGCCCGGGGCCTGGGGAGTCCTCACAGCCATCTCCGAGAAGGCCCGTCTCCTGCCGCAG GGAACGGATATTCCATTATGTGCCGATGAGCACTGCTTTGGCCGCACAGTCCATGATCACCGTTTCAGGATTTCTGATATATTGGTCAGCTCATGCCATTGCAAGATATATATGGACACCGTGTTGAAGGAGTTGAACCCCAATGGGCCTTCACCCATTTTTCTCAAGGACACAAG CACAAATGGCACATACATCAATTGGAAAAGGTTTAGAAAATCTTCAGCTCCAGCCAAGCTTACTCAGGGGGACATTATATCATTTCCATATGTTGCCCATGACG AAGCTTCCTACACATTTGTCTACCGTGAGGTTACTGAAATCCACTCAGAAGAGAATGGAACAGCCACTAAAAGAAAATTTGGTGATG GTGAGGTTGGTTCTGAAAACAAGATGCTAGAGGACACTATGGTTGGTTCTGCTGATGGTCCTGTTTCGCTAGATGTTAGAAGACCGCAAAAAACTAGAAAG GGTCCCAAGGAACAACTTGCATCACATTTTGCCATGATCAAGGAATTGAGGACTGAAATAAAATTGGCTCATGTGCGGCATGAAAAG GAAGTGAAGGAGTTAAAAGATACCATAGCGAGTTCACAGCTAGCTCTAGTGGGGAATCAAAAACGATTTGATTTGGTTAGTGAATTAAATATGGAGTTAAAAGGTACGATAAAGTATCTTGGGGAGAGGCTCGATGCATCTGATAAATCGCAAGCTGAAGCTGGCAACACAATTAATAG GCTGAAGTTTAACATATGTAAGCTTGAGGCGCAGTTACAAGAGGAGAGGAACTTGAGAATGGAGTATGATAAGTCTTCAGAAGACTTAAAATGTTCATGCCAGGAATAG
- the LOC120682906 gene encoding shikimate kinase 2, chloroplastic-like: MEAFKVHGSVHNSVDEALLLKRKSEEVMFHLNGRCIYLVGMMGSGKSTVGKILAEVLGYSFFDSDNLVEQAVGMSSVAQIFKIHSEAFFRENESNVLRDLSSMRRLVVATGGGAVIRPINWNYMKKGLSVWLEVPLDALAKRIAQVGTASRPLLEDLDQPSDDPYTAAFTKLSMLAEQRVEAYANADARVS, translated from the exons ATGGAAGCCTTCAAGGTCCA TGGGAGCGTGCATAACTCAGTTGACGAGGCCCTCTTGTTAAAG AGGAAATCAGAAGAAGTTATGTTCCACTTGAATGGGCGGTGCATTTACCTAGTTG GAATGATGGGCTCTGGAAAGAGCACGGTGGGAAAGATATTGGCTGAAGTTTTGGGCTATTCATTCTTCGACAGTGATAATTTGGTAGAACAAGCAGTTGGCATGTCTTCCGTTGCTCAAATATTTAAGATTCATAGTGAAGCGTTTTTCAGAGAGAATGAG AGTAATGTCTTGAGGGATTTGTCCTCAATGCGGCGATTAGTTGTTGCAACCGGAGGTGGTGCTGTTATTAGGCCAATCAACTG GAATTACATGAAGAAAGGTCTATCTGTTTGGTTGGAGGTGCCTTTGGATGCACTTGCGAAACGTATTGCTCAAGTGGGGACTGCTTCTCGTCCTCTCCTAGAGGACCTAGACCAGCCATCTGACGATCCGTACACAGCG GCTTTCACGAAACTGAGCATGCTTGCGGAGCAAAGAGTTGAGGCTTATGCGAACGCCGATGCAAGAGTCTCTTGA